A DNA window from Clavibacter sepedonicus contains the following coding sequences:
- the trmD gene encoding tRNA (guanosine(37)-N1)-methyltransferase TrmD translates to MRIDIVSIFPEFFGVLDISLLGRARQSGLIDLRLHDLRAFTHDRHRTVDDTPYGGGAGMVMRPEPWGEAMDEVLADDTDPVVIFPSPAGEVFTQAMAQELSAEPHLAFGCGRYEGIDQRVVDHTATRARVRLVSLGDYVLNGGEVAVMAMIEAIGRLVPGVVGNPASLVEESHSDGLLEHPSYTKPPEWRGLAVPDVLRSGNHGAIAAWRREQQLERTRRVRPDLLPD, encoded by the coding sequence ATGCGGATCGACATCGTCTCGATCTTCCCCGAGTTCTTCGGGGTGCTCGACATCTCCCTGCTCGGTCGCGCGCGCCAGTCCGGCCTCATCGACCTCCGCCTGCACGATCTGCGCGCCTTCACCCACGACCGCCACCGCACCGTGGACGACACGCCCTACGGGGGCGGAGCCGGCATGGTGATGCGCCCGGAGCCGTGGGGCGAGGCGATGGACGAGGTGCTCGCCGACGACACGGATCCCGTCGTGATCTTCCCGTCGCCCGCCGGCGAGGTGTTCACGCAGGCCATGGCCCAGGAGCTCTCCGCCGAGCCGCACCTGGCGTTCGGCTGCGGTCGATACGAGGGCATCGACCAGCGCGTCGTCGACCACACCGCCACCCGCGCCCGGGTGCGCCTGGTGAGCCTCGGCGACTACGTGCTGAACGGCGGCGAGGTCGCGGTCATGGCCATGATCGAGGCGATCGGCCGGCTCGTGCCCGGCGTCGTCGGCAACCCCGCGAGCCTCGTGGAGGAGAGCCACTCCGACGGCCTGCTCGAGCACCCCAGCTACACGAAGCCGCCCGAGTGGCGCGGTCTCGCCGTGCCCGACGTGCTGCGCAGCGGCAACCACGGCGCCATCGCCGCATGGCGACGCGAGCAGCAGCTCGAGCGCACCCGCCGCGTCCGCCCGGACCTCCTGCCCGACTAG
- the map gene encoding type I methionyl aminopeptidase, which produces MMELRTPAEMDQMRPAGEFVASVLTALAAKADVGVNLLDLDREAHRMIRARGAESCYIDYHPSFGAMPFGKVLCTSVNDGVLHGLPHDYRLQDGDLLSLDFAASVDGWVSDSAVSVIVGTPRAEDVRLIEVTTAALEAGIRAAQPGGRTGDISAAIGAVATEAGYSVNTDFGGHGVGRTMHSDPHIANQGRPNRGVPLRPGLVIAIEPWFLQSTDEIYTDKDGWTLRSADGSRGAHMEHTVAITESGPLILTARS; this is translated from the coding sequence GTGATGGAACTGCGAACGCCCGCCGAGATGGACCAGATGCGACCCGCCGGGGAGTTCGTGGCCTCCGTGCTCACGGCCCTGGCCGCGAAGGCCGACGTCGGAGTCAACCTGCTCGACCTCGACCGCGAGGCGCACCGCATGATCCGCGCGCGCGGCGCCGAGTCCTGCTACATCGACTACCACCCGTCCTTCGGCGCCATGCCCTTCGGCAAGGTGCTCTGCACGTCCGTCAACGACGGCGTGCTGCACGGGCTCCCCCACGACTACCGGCTGCAGGACGGCGACCTCCTGAGCCTCGACTTCGCGGCGTCCGTCGACGGCTGGGTCAGCGACTCGGCTGTCAGCGTCATCGTCGGCACGCCCCGCGCGGAGGACGTCCGCCTCATCGAGGTGACGACCGCCGCCCTCGAGGCGGGCATCCGCGCCGCGCAGCCGGGCGGGCGCACGGGCGACATCTCGGCGGCGATCGGCGCGGTCGCGACCGAGGCCGGCTACTCGGTCAACACGGACTTCGGCGGACACGGCGTCGGTCGCACCATGCACAGCGATCCGCACATCGCGAACCAGGGTCGGCCGAACCGCGGCGTCCCGCTGCGTCCCGGACTGGTCATCGCGATCGAGCCGTGGTTCCTGCAGAGCACCGACGAGATATACACGGACAAGGACGGCTGGACCCTCCGCAGCGCCGACGGCTCGCGCGGCGCGCACATGGAGCACACGGTCGCGATCACCGAGTCCGGCCCGCTGATCCTCACCGCCCGCTCCTGA